The nucleotide sequence TGTCCCAGAGAAAAAGTAGCAACTGTATATCAAAAACCTGAACAAACACCTGAGTTAATTAAAATAGATCAGTTGAGTAACCGTTATAGTCCGGTTTATTTTTCTCACAGGATGCATGCACAGATGTCAGAAATGGGTGGAGGATGTCAGAGTTGTCATCATTATAATACTTCAGGTCCGATATTGAAATGCAGTAACTGCCATGAAACTTCAAGAAAACGTGAAGATGTCAGCGTTCCGGATTTGAATGCCGCTTATCACAGACAATGTATTGATTGTCATCGTGAATGGAGCCGTACAACAGATTGTAATTCTTGTCATATTCCTAAAAAGGATTTGAAGGGTGATGAAAAATTAGCATTGCAGAAAAATTATTCGAATAAAAATCATCCCGAAGTTCTTGAACCAACAAAATTAGTTTATCAGACAAAATCAGATAAAGGAAAACTCGTTACTTTTTTTCACAATGATCATACAAAGAAATTTGGATTGGATTGTGTAACCTGTCATAAACAGGAAAGCTGTACAAAATGTCACGATGTAAACAGAACAACAGACAGTAATCTTAAAACGGTAAGTACAAAGAAAACATTTGAAGAACAGCATAAGAATTGTATCAGTTGTCATCCCAAAAATGAAACATGCAGTAATTGTCATAGTGACAAAGCACTTGAACCATTTGATCATGGCAAGAGTACCGGCTGGGCATTGAAGACTTATCATTCAAAGTTGAGTTGCAGCAATTGTCATGGTTCTAAAATTCCATATAAAAAACTTGATAACAAATGTTCAAATTGTCATGTTGGCTGGAATAGTGAAACCTTCAAGCACTCAGTAACTGGTTTGCAATTAGATGAAACTCATACTGATTTCGAATGCAGCGACTGCCATGCGGGTGAAGATTATTCGAAGAAGCCATCCTGCGACGGATGTCATGATGATATGATATATCCGCAGAATAAGCCCGGGAAAACAATTAAATAGATGTTGGTTAACAGACACTGATTGAAATGATAATGAAAAAAGCAACAACAAAAATTAGTTTGAAGCTGATACTAACAGTCGGTGTTGTAACATTTGCAATCATTAGTATTTATTCTTTTTTAAGTATATCAGCACAAAGAAATGAACTGCTTTCTCAGGCGGAAAATTATGCAAGCAAACTGAGTGAAACGATAAAAAACAGTACGCACCTTAGTATGCTTCAGAACGAAACTGATAGAACTTATCAAATTATAAATATGATTTCACAGGAACCTGATTTGAGCGAGATACGTATCTTCAACAAAGAAGGAGAGATAATGTATTCCTCAAAAAAAGAATTGATTGGACAAATGGTCGATAAGAATACTGAAGCCTGCTATGCCTGCCATACAGCCAATGAACCACTTGAAAAACTTCCAATGGATGACAGGATGAGAATTTACCATGCACCTCAGGATTCAAGTCGTACACTTGGAATCATTAATCCGATTTACAATGAACCTTCATGCTCGGAAGCTGATTGTCACGTTCATCCGGCAGATCAAAAGGTGCTCGGAGTACTCGATGTAAAAGTTAGTCTTAAAGATGTAGATGCTCAGATCGCAGGCAGTGAATTCCGTTCGATTATTTTTGCAATAATTGCAATTGCATTGTTGAGTCTGATCATAGGAATTTTTGTGAGAAAGTGGATTGAAAGACCTGTTCACGAATTAGTCAATGCAACTGAACAAGTTGGAACTGGAAATTTAAATTATCTGATCAAAGACTTGAGTTCGGACGAACTTGGGCTGCTTGCCAAATCATTCAATAGTATGACCAACAAACTTGCTGAAGCAAGACTCCAGCTTTTTCAATCCGATAAAATGGCATCGATGGGAAGACTTGCGGCAGGAGTTGCTCACGAAATAAATAATCCATTAACTGCCGTTCTTACTTACAGCAGTTTCCTTTTAAAGCGAGTAAATGATCCTGAACTTCAGGAAGATTTGAAAGTAATCGTTAGAGAAACTAAAAGAAGCAGGGAAATAGTAA is from Ignavibacteriota bacterium and encodes:
- a CDS encoding cytochrome c3 family protein, with protein sequence MRKLFIVIIIIFFATSINAQVKQLKDHSKLNISCKTCHTCDVPTKSEPCLVLCPREKVATVYQKPEQTPELIKIDQLSNRYSPVYFSHRMHAQMSEMGGGCQSCHHYNTSGPILKCSNCHETSRKREDVSVPDLNAAYHRQCIDCHREWSRTTDCNSCHIPKKDLKGDEKLALQKNYSNKNHPEVLEPTKLVYQTKSDKGKLVTFFHNDHTKKFGLDCVTCHKQESCTKCHDVNRTTDSNLKTVSTKKTFEEQHKNCISCHPKNETCSNCHSDKALEPFDHGKSTGWALKTYHSKLSCSNCHGSKIPYKKLDNKCSNCHVGWNSETFKHSVTGLQLDETHTDFECSDCHAGEDYSKKPSCDGCHDDMIYPQNKPGKTIK
- a CDS encoding HAMP domain-containing protein, coding for MKKATTKISLKLILTVGVVTFAIISIYSFLSISAQRNELLSQAENYASKLSETIKNSTHLSMLQNETDRTYQIINMISQEPDLSEIRIFNKEGEIMYSSKKELIGQMVDKNTEACYACHTANEPLEKLPMDDRMRIYHAPQDSSRTLGIINPIYNEPSCSEADCHVHPADQKVLGVLDVKVSLKDVDAQIAGSEFRSIIFAIIAIALLSLIIGIFVRKWIERPVHELVNATEQVGTGNLNYLIKDLSSDELGLLAKSFNSMTNKLAEARLQLFQSDKMASMGRLAAGVAHEINNPLTAVLTYSSFLLKRVNDPELQEDLKVIVRETKRSREIVKSLLDFARQSVPKKGNANLNEIINNAVAVVDNQLSMKHIKLEKNLEEKIPIFKIDSNQMQQVFINLLVNASDAVQEREGKIAISSRLISLSPYGTLQIKNAVCSKRHSLMDEEVRIDGKPSVKLKIVQNGKEGFVNLDPIYGKNKDKYGLEIKASEQVQISCPKCNMSVIDKELTCPKCKSTIYSFEVPPQGMFEGCINPKCDWQRWTFVDEAGVRDYVEIKISDNGIGISKEDLPRIFEPFYSTKGQKGTGLGLAVIWGIIDNHDGTINVESEIGKGTTFSILLPIKQSA